TGTCAAATATTCAACTATGCTTAGTCTATTTTCTATATCTTTTCTGCTTAACAAGGGTTCTTCAATCCATTTTTTTAATAGTCTTCCTCCCATTGCTGTAGAAGTTTTATCTAATACCCATAGCAATGAGCCTTTTTTTACATTACCTCTAATAGTCTCTGTCAGTTCTAGGTTTCTTCTAGTATTTATGTCTAAAGTCATAAAGTTTTTAGAAGAATATTGGGTTATCTTGTTTATATGATTTAATGAAATTTTTTGGGTTTCCCTTAAATATTCAATTAAAGCACCTGATGCAACTACAGAATAATCCTTATCTTCTAATCCCAAACCATTAAGATTAACAACTGATAGTTGCCTTTTTATTGATTCCTTAGAAAAGTCAAAATCAAATACCCATTGATGAAATTCATTAATCATACAATTAAATCTTTGTTTTATTTTCATAGTTAAAGAGGTATTTTCATAAAGATGAGTATTACATATAATTTCAGTTGGTAGTATCTTCCCTAGTTCATCAAAAAGAGGACTAATTATATCACCATTTTCATCGCTTTTCTCAGTTGTAAAGAAATCACCTGTAGATACGTCAGTATAAGCTATACCAAAACCCTTTTCGTTCATGTATATACAGCATAGATAATTATTTTTCTTATCATCTAATACATTGGAATCTATAATTGTTCCAGGAGTTACTACTCTTACAACATCTCTTTTTACAATACCAACTGCTTTGGCAGGATCTTCTATTTGTTCACATATAGCAACCTTATAACCCTTTTCTATTAGCTTTGCTATATATGAATCTGCTGAATGATATGGAACTCCACACATAGGCGCCTTATCTTTTAAACCGCAATCTCTTCCAGTCAGTGCTATTTCTAATTCTCTTGAAGCAATAATAGCATCATCAAAAAACATTTCATAAAAATCACCTAATCTAAAAAAAAGAATAGAATCTCTGTGGTTTTCTTTTATTTCAAAGTATTGTTTCATCATTGGCGTTAAACTCAAATCAATTACCTCCAAAATAGCCGTTATTAACTATTATACCATATATTATTAATGGTAAAAATAATGTAAATAAAATAGGCTAATTTAATCTTAGCCTATTTTCATAAAAAGCATATCCTTGTACATCTATTTCTTACTTATTACATTGCCTTCTAATGTCCAAGTTTTTGTATTAACAATATGAACATTGACTATTTTCCCAATTAAGCTTTTTTCTCCTTTAAAATGCACTAGTTTATTTGTTCTAGTTCTTCCGCTTAAAACAGTATCATCTGTTTTACTAGTATCTTCTACTAAAACTTCTTGAACTGTATCTAATAGCTTTAAATTATTTTCGTTACTTATAGGATTCAAAACTTCTAAAAGCTTCTTTAGTCTTTCATGCTTAATTTCATCAGAAATTTGGTTATCCATGTTAGCAGCTGGAGTTCCTTCTCTTATAGAGTATAAGAAAGTAAAGGCAGAGTCGAATTTAACTTTTTTGACTACATCGATGGTTTCTAAGAAATCTTCTTCAGTTTCTCCTGGAAATCCAACTATTATATCTGTAGTTAAAGAGATATCTGGTATCTCACTTTTAATTTTCTCAATTAAATTTAAATATTGGCTCTTAGTATATTTTCTATTCATAAGCTTTAGAATTCTATCGCTACCTGCTTGGAATGGCAAATGAATATGCTCACAAACCTTATCACAATCTCTGATTGCATATATAAGTTCATCAGATAAATCCTTAGGATGTGAAGTCATAAATCTTATTCTTTCTATACCTTCTATATCATTAATCAAATACAATAGTTCCGCAAAAGTAGTTTTGGATTCTAAGGATTTCCCATAGGAATTAACGTTTTGACCTAAAAGGGTTACCTCTTTACATCCTTCATTAGCAAGCATTTTAATTTCTTTAACAATATCATTTGCTTCCCTACTTTTTTCTCTTCCTCTAGTATAAGGAACTATACAGTAGCTACAAAAATTATTGCAACCATACATAATATTCACAAAAGCTTTATAATCGTATTTTCTTTTTGCAGGTATTCCTTCAATAATATTGCCTCCATCTTCCCATACATCTATTATCATCCTAGTAGTTAAATTATGATTAGCTAATAATTCAGGAAGTTTATGAATATTATGAGTCCCAAATATTATATCTACAAATCTATACTTATCTTTTATAAAATCACGTATTTCCTCTTTTTGCATCATGCAGCCGCATATACCAATTATTAAATCAGGCTTATCTCTTTTTAGAGCCTTTAACTCTCCTAAATTACCATAAACCTTCAATTCTGCATTTTCTCTAACTAAACAGGTATTAAAAATAATTAAATCAGCTTCTTCTTTAATATTTGTGCTCTCATATCCTAATGATTCTAATATTCCAGACATTTTTTCAGAGTCATGTTCATTCATCTGACAACCCCAGGTAACTATTGAATACTTCTTAATGCAATCTATCATTAAAATCCTCCTCATACTTCTTATGCTTGTTTGTACAATTATAGCAATTAAATCTAATTATAACAAACAAATCATCAAAAAAAAAGTAGTTTAGAGTAAATTTAGAGCTATAAAAAATCCTCCATATTATACTTTAAATTTTGGGTTTTATTTATTACATTAAGGATACTTTGTTTTAAAAATGAGCTATTATTTGAAAAAATTTGGCATTCTTCTTGTTTAGAATTTAAATCTAGATATATTCCTACTGTATTATTTTCATCTTTTATTTTAATAATACCTTTCTCATACAAGCCTATATTAGCTAAAATAAGAGTTGGATAGTTAATAGTTTTCAAATAATCCTCTGAACTATCTGCTAGCTCATGAACTTCATATTGAGAAAACTCTGATATTATCATTATAAACTTTATAAGTGTTGTATCATCATAAAAGTGGCTGTTAAAATTACCTTCAAAAAAGTTATTTGATACAAAGTATTTGATTTCTAATTTAGGAAATATCCAAAATATACTTTCTAAACTCTCTTTCTTTATAGGTAATAAAGTGTCAAAAAAAACTTTAATAAAATTGCTAGTATAAAACAAATCTTCTAATCTAATACAAGTATAATCTAAGCTATTTTTATGTTGTTGCCTATGTCTTATATAGCTTAACGCAAAATATTGTAGAATATGGTTACTATTGATTTCATATAAGCACTCAGCATTAACTGGAAAAGGTTCTATAGATTTAGAAATATAAGATACTAAGCTGTAGTTGAAAACTTCTCGCTTAATTGGATCGGTTTGATTATTAATATAGTCTCTATAAATCTGTATTTCTTTTGGTAACAAAGAAATAGTTTGTGTATTGGGAAACATATACATTCTCCTCTCAAAAGCTACTTTCAAAATTATTTTTTGAAGAAATGATAATAATTATATCAATTTGTTTTTGTTATATAATGAAAAACTATACATGTATTTAAGGGTAGAAAGTAAAAAAGTTAAACCTAACTAAGATGTTAGGCTTAACTTTTTACTTTCTACTAAATATTTTGTTAAAAATTCCTCTACTAGTTTCTTGTTCTCTTTTTAACCTATCCTTTAATTCAACTACCTCATATGATTTTTCTTTAACTTTCATTTTAAGTTTTATATTTTCACATATTAAAACATCTCTTTCTTTACTGCTGATTTCACGCCTTAATTGTACTATTTCGTCTCTAAGCTCACTAATAACACTTAAATTCATATCTTCTTTTTCAAGTAAAATAGGTTTTAGTTCATCCGAAATCATTTCTTTGAACATGCAACAGATTTCTGTATAGTTTGGAACAATATCAGCTTCTTTTTTAGTTATGGTTGTTACAGCAGTTTCACCATTGGATACTAATATTTCAGGAGAACTCATTATTAATTTTATCTGCTTATTTGAAAATCCTTTTTCCTGCAGTGCTTTTATGTAATTATAAATCTCTAATTCTTTATAAGTATAATACCTATGATTTGCACTATTTCTAGGTATTTCTAGCTCAAACTCCTTTTCATAATACCTAATTACATGCGCCGGATATCCAGTTAGCTCAGAAACTTCAGAAATCGTAAATTCTCTTTCTGTATCGTACATGGAATTCACCTCCTAGAAACTTAGACTATTAAATAAATTCTTCATTAAATCAATATTTCCTTTACTTTTTTTATAATAACATCCAAAATATTCCGATAAATTCAAACAAATATTTTAATTTTTTTATAAAATAGTCATGTTAGCTACAATTTATTACAAATAAGTTGTATGATTAAGAGATGAAATATTAAAAGGGTGGTAATCCACCCTTTAGACCAAATTTAAAATTCAATTTTTTTATTAAGTATACCTGTCAGTAACTTTATACAATTATTAACATCATTCTTAGATATGGTTTCACTACCACTGTGGGCATATCTAGTAGGAATTGATATTGCACCTGTTGGAACACCTTCTTTTGTAAGATTAATAGCACCAGAATCTGTTCCGCCATATTCTAAAACTTCTAGCTGATAAGGTATATTGTTTTCTTTTGCAACCTCTACCATAAAATCCTTTATTTTCGGATTTACAATTATGCTATTATCCTTTACTTTAATAGCAGCTCCTTTATTTAGACCTACTGCAAGTCTTTTTGCTTTTGGCGTATCACCTGAGCCCGTAATATCCACTGCAATGCCGAAATCGGGATCTATCCTATATGCAGAGGTTTTTGCACCTCTTAATCCTACTTCTTCCTGTGTAGTGAAAACAAAATAAATATCATTTTCTACATTTTTTAGATCTTTCAACGCTTCAATCAACACGTAACAGCCTATTCTATCATCTAGACAACCTGAAATAACATTATTCTCATCTTCATAATATTGTGATATATATACACAAGTGTCTCCAATACCGATTCTTTTTTCTGCTTCTTCTCTTGAATTTACGCCAATATCAATATACATGTTTTCTAATTTTAGCTTACTCATGTCATCCATACTTTCAGCATATACGATCCCAATTCTTCCATTCTTAAATACTACACGCTGACCATAAGATATGTATGGTGAAATACCACCAATATTAGTAAATCTTAAAAATCCCTTCTCATCAATGTCAGTTATTAATAAGCCAATTTGATCCATGTGAGCAGCGACCATGACTTTTTTTCCATTTCCCTTTTTATGTGCAATAAGATTTCCTAAACTATCAATTATTATTTCGTCAACATAACTCTTTATTTCATCTTTAATAATCTCAGCAACTATCCTTTCATCGCCAGAGGGAGAAAAAGCATCAACTAGTTTTTTTAATAATTCCCCATTAAATTTCATTATTAAAGCCTCCTTTTTCAAGATTTTCAATTAATAAACCTAAAAGCTTACTTGCATTATTAAAATCCTCTTTATTCATCACACTAATAGGTGAATGAATATACCTACACGGAACTGAAATCGTTGCAGTTATTGAACCTTCCTTTGTTAAGTGTATTTTTCCAGAATCATTTCCACCAAAAGAAGTTTTTCTTAGCTGAAAAGGTATGTTGTTTTTTTGTGCAATATCTATAATAAAGCTCCTGAATTCTCTGTTAAATATTGTTGTTCTATCCATAATAGAAATGGCTGGCCCTTTTCCTAGTTCTGTAGCTTGTAAATGTCCTTCTATTTCTGGAACATCAGAGCAAGTGGTTCCTTCTAGAACTATTCCAATATCTGGTCCTATCCTATATGCAGCTGGACCAGCTCCAACTAAGCCTATCTCTTCCATTACAGTAAAAACACCATAAATAGATAGTTTTCTTTCTGTTTTAAGAAGGTCTATTAATATACTACAACCAACTCTATCATCTAAAGCCTTTGCTTTTACTAAATTATCTCCAAATTCTACATAATTACTTGCAAAAGAAATATAATCTCCTATGCTAACAAGCTTTTCAGCTTCTTCTTTATTATTTACTCCTATGTCTACATATAGTTCCTTATACCCCAAAGCTTTTTTCCATTCACTTCTTTTTTGTAAATGAAATGGTTTAGCACCAATTACACCATTTATCTTTTTCTTACCTACCAAAACAGGTTTTGAAACAAGAACTCTTTGATCAATTCCTCCTACATTTGTGAACCTTATAAGTCCACTTTCTTCAATCTTTGTAACCATTAAACCAACTTCATCCATATGTGCAGCTATCATTATTTTAGGTGAATCCATAGTACCCTTTTTATATGCAATAATATTACCTATTCTATCTACTTGGATATCATCAACATAATCCTTTATTTCATTAATAATTAGCTCTCTGACTTCTTTTTCATTTCCTGAAACGCCACAAGCTTCTGTAAGCTTTTTTAATAGCATAATAATCCCTCCAAGCTTTCTTGAGAAATATCATATATAAATCTAGCTAACAACTTTGCAGTCATTTTGATATCTTCAATATTAATTGTTTCAATTGAGGTATGCATATATCTTAAAGGTAAAGAAATCAGCAATGTAGGAACGCCGCATCTTGTAATTTGTATAGCTCTTGCGTCTGTACCAGTAGGGCCTGGATCTATTTCAAACTGATATGGGATATTATATGATTTCGCCGTTTCTGTAAGTCTTTCTCTTAGTTTTGGATGAATATTCCCTCCAATAGTTATCCCTGGTCCCTTACCCATATCTAAAGTATATTCTTTAGGTATATCTGGAGAAGAACCAAATCCAACATCTATTGCAATACCTATATCAGGATTTATACTATATGTGCTTACTGTTGCACCTCTTACACCAACTTCTTCTTGTACAGTTGAAACAAAATAAACTTCAGCCTCATGCTTGAAGCACATTAGTTCCTTTGCACATTCATACATGGCTGCGATGCCGGCCCTATCGTCTAATGCTTTTCCGCTTATATAATTACCTTGTAGTTTAACAATATCTCTATTAATTGTTATAGTATCTCCTATATCTACTAAGCCTTCAAGCTGTTCTTTTGAGAATCCAACATCAATAGTTAAATCCTCAGTTTTAACTGCAGTTTCTCTCTCAGTTTCATCCTGTAAGTGAGGAGGCTTTGCCCCAATGACTCCAAATATATTTTTCTTCCCATGAACAATAACTTCTTGTGCCAACAGAGTTCTTGGATCTATGCCACCTATTGTAGTAAACCTAATAAAGCCTTTTTCATCAATGTCCTTAACCATCAATCCTATTTCATCCATATGAGCAGCAATCATTATTTTAATTCTACTAGAGCTATTTTCGCCTTTTTTAACTGCCATTACATTTCCAATTTTATCTGTATAGACTTCATCTGTATAGTTACTAAAAGCCTTAATAATTTTATCTGCAACATGGTTTTCATGTCCAGATACTCCTGACTCTTCACATAAAAGCTTTAATAAATCATAAACCTCCAAAATATTTCTCCCCTTTCAGTATATATTTATAATTTTTATTATTACAAATACTATTTAATAATGCGACCACAGTAGCTTTTCTTAGGTAATTCTTTTATAAAAAAATGTTTTTGCTGGTTTAAAATTATATCTGTCTGGCATAATTATTTGTTCTGTGCTCCCAACAAATAATATTCCGTCAGTACTAAGTGATTCATTAAACTTTTTATATATATCTACTTTAGCTTCCTCAGTAAAATAAATTAACACATTTCTACATAGAATAAGCTGACAATTATCAGGATACCTATCTTGAAGTAAGTCTAAGCGTTTAAATTCTACACAATCTTTGATTGATTGATGTATTTTATAGCTGTTCCCCACTTTTTCAAAATATTTATGTACAAATTCTTTGGGGACATTTTGAAGGCTCTTTTCGCTGTATACTCCCATTTTAGCTTTTTCTATTGCTCCCAAATCAATATCCGTAGCCTTAATTTTAATATCCTTTAAATCAAAATATTTAGTAAGAAGCATTGCTAGAGTATAAGGCTCCTCTCCAGTTGAGCAGGCACTACTCCATAAGTTAAGCTTACGATTATTTTTTATTAGTTCAGGAAGTATTTCCTTTTCCAATACATCCCATTGAGTAGGATTTCGAAAAAATTCAGATACATTTATTGTTAAATAATTTATGAACTCGTCAAGTAATCTATTGTCCTTCTTTAGTCCTTCGAAATAATCATCAAAATCCTTGTAATTGTTTCTCGATAAAAGGGATTGAATTCTCCGTTTCATTTGTTTTTCTTTGTAACTTGATAAGTCTATTCCCACTAGTGAATAAACCTGTTTTTTAAATTGTTCATACTTGTCCATTTTCTGACCTCTCTTCTTTACTATTAAGCAATATATATATTCTATCAATAAA
This sequence is a window from Proteiniborus ethanoligenes. Protein-coding genes within it:
- the miaB gene encoding tRNA (N6-isopentenyl adenosine(37)-C2)-methylthiotransferase MiaB is translated as MIDCIKKYSIVTWGCQMNEHDSEKMSGILESLGYESTNIKEEADLIIFNTCLVRENAELKVYGNLGELKALKRDKPDLIIGICGCMMQKEEIRDFIKDKYRFVDIIFGTHNIHKLPELLANHNLTTRMIIDVWEDGGNIIEGIPAKRKYDYKAFVNIMYGCNNFCSYCIVPYTRGREKSREANDIVKEIKMLANEGCKEVTLLGQNVNSYGKSLESKTTFAELLYLINDIEGIERIRFMTSHPKDLSDELIYAIRDCDKVCEHIHLPFQAGSDRILKLMNRKYTKSQYLNLIEKIKSEIPDISLTTDIIVGFPGETEEDFLETIDVVKKVKFDSAFTFLYSIREGTPAANMDNQISDEIKHERLKKLLEVLNPISNENNLKLLDTVQEVLVEDTSKTDDTVLSGRTRTNKLVHFKGEKSLIGKIVNVHIVNTKTWTLEGNVISKK
- a CDS encoding MerR family transcriptional regulator yields the protein MYDTEREFTISEVSELTGYPAHVIRYYEKEFELEIPRNSANHRYYTYKELEIYNYIKALQEKGFSNKQIKLIMSSPEILVSNGETAVTTITKKEADIVPNYTEICCMFKEMISDELKPILLEKEDMNLSVISELRDEIVQLRREISSKERDVLICENIKLKMKVKEKSYEVVELKDRLKREQETSRGIFNKIFSRK
- a CDS encoding M42 family metallopeptidase, encoding MKFNGELLKKLVDAFSPSGDERIVAEIIKDEIKSYVDEIIIDSLGNLIAHKKGNGKKVMVAAHMDQIGLLITDIDEKGFLRFTNIGGISPYISYGQRVVFKNGRIGIVYAESMDDMSKLKLENMYIDIGVNSREEAEKRIGIGDTCVYISQYYEDENNVISGCLDDRIGCYVLIEALKDLKNVENDIYFVFTTQEEVGLRGAKTSAYRIDPDFGIAVDITGSGDTPKAKRLAVGLNKGAAIKVKDNSIIVNPKIKDFMVEVAKENNIPYQLEVLEYGGTDSGAINLTKEGVPTGAISIPTRYAHSGSETISKNDVNNCIKLLTGILNKKIEF
- a CDS encoding M42 family metallopeptidase, which codes for MLLKKLTEACGVSGNEKEVRELIINEIKDYVDDIQVDRIGNIIAYKKGTMDSPKIMIAAHMDEVGLMVTKIEESGLIRFTNVGGIDQRVLVSKPVLVGKKKINGVIGAKPFHLQKRSEWKKALGYKELYVDIGVNNKEEAEKLVSIGDYISFASNYVEFGDNLVKAKALDDRVGCSILIDLLKTERKLSIYGVFTVMEEIGLVGAGPAAYRIGPDIGIVLEGTTCSDVPEIEGHLQATELGKGPAISIMDRTTIFNREFRSFIIDIAQKNNIPFQLRKTSFGGNDSGKIHLTKEGSITATISVPCRYIHSPISVMNKEDFNNASKLLGLLIENLEKGGFNNEI
- a CDS encoding M42 family metallopeptidase; translated protein: MEVYDLLKLLCEESGVSGHENHVADKIIKAFSNYTDEVYTDKIGNVMAVKKGENSSSRIKIMIAAHMDEIGLMVKDIDEKGFIRFTTIGGIDPRTLLAQEVIVHGKKNIFGVIGAKPPHLQDETERETAVKTEDLTIDVGFSKEQLEGLVDIGDTITINRDIVKLQGNYISGKALDDRAGIAAMYECAKELMCFKHEAEVYFVSTVQEEVGVRGATVSTYSINPDIGIAIDVGFGSSPDIPKEYTLDMGKGPGITIGGNIHPKLRERLTETAKSYNIPYQFEIDPGPTGTDARAIQITRCGVPTLLISLPLRYMHTSIETINIEDIKMTAKLLARFIYDISQESLEGLLCY
- a CDS encoding CheR family methyltransferase, which encodes MDKYEQFKKQVYSLVGIDLSSYKEKQMKRRIQSLLSRNNYKDFDDYFEGLKKDNRLLDEFINYLTINVSEFFRNPTQWDVLEKEILPELIKNNRKLNLWSSACSTGEEPYTLAMLLTKYFDLKDIKIKATDIDLGAIEKAKMGVYSEKSLQNVPKEFVHKYFEKVGNSYKIHQSIKDCVEFKRLDLLQDRYPDNCQLILCRNVLIYFTEEAKVDIYKKFNESLSTDGILFVGSTEQIIMPDRYNFKPAKTFFYKRIT